AGCTTGTACTCTaaattttttcttttttaaaaaaaaaaccaaataCCTTTGAGCCGAAGATATCAAACTCCAAGAAATGGGTTCAAAAATGTTGAGCCATCTTAGTTCCGAGTTGAGTGTGCTCCGTACGCATCAGATCTGTAGTGCCAAAACACCGCCACCGGAGAAACGAAACACCTCCGCAGGAACCCCCGTCATTGTCAATTTTCAACTTCACAGGGACCACCTTCGAACCGGGTAACCCGATCTCTCCAACTTCGCTTCAACTGTGTGTAGTCAACTTGTCCTGTGGACACCTGGCCTCGTGACCATCTCCACCTGGGCCATCGAGCTCCATCCCGCGCGAAAGCCTCATCCCAGCGTTCATTCGTCAATCCATCCTACCCTTCGCGACCCAGCCAGCGGCGAATTGGTCAAAATGCGAATACAATCAAACGGAGTTTCACTCCTCCTCTCCACCTTCCTGTCAAGCCTGGCATCCGCGTCCGGCTTCGACTGCGCGCACATCAAGCTCGATAATTACAAATACGATCTCAGTCCCCTAAAAGGCGTTCACGAGCTGACTCACAGCGTGACGACGGATGAGTTTGTGACGAATACAACCTACCGATTGAACATTTGCAATATTCTCGGGGATGGTGCTCGGTACGGTGATGCGACGTGCGGGACTAGCAAAAACGGTACGTTCCAGGTCGAGATGACGCGACCATGTTGAAGTGGCCCTCGGATTGGGAGCTGTCACGCTAATTGATGCATTCTTTAAGTTTGCGGATTCGTGCACCGAATAGCGAAGGACGGAAATGGCGGCTCTACATTCGGTTTCCCGATCGTCGGCCTCGACCCGGTTGGCCAAGGCTCGAAAAACCCAGAGCTGAAACGATTGAAGGAGATCGATCCGGAAACCGAGGGCCTGCGCGTTAAGCTGGAAGGTGGCTCTTACAAGGGAGATGGAAATGACCAGAAGTCCAAGAATGCAGGTGCTATCATTGAGTTCCAGTGCGACCATGAGCGATCTGGACTGGAGGGCCTCCACACGCTTGAAGTGGACCCGGAGACGAAAGAGCGACGACGAAGAGCAGAGAGTGAGGAGGGCAGTGCGCCGTCGGGCAACAGCAGCAGTAGTCTGCAGTTCAAGAGCTTTGGTCCGTCGGACGATGATACCTACATCTTGAGACTGGACTGGCGCACAAAGTACGCCTGTGACGAGTACGAGAAAGACAAGGGTGATACTTCCAGCTCTAGCAGTTGGGGTTTCTTCACCTGGTTGATCATCATGTGAGTTTTTTTCTCGTTCCTAGGAGCTTCCTTCTCTTGTTCCGTCCACATGGAAACGCTCTGCTGATCGATGTATCCAGTGCCTTCCTCTGTATCGCTGCCTACATCATCTTCGGCTCCTGGCTTAACTACAACCGCTACGGCGCCCGTGGCTGGGACCTCCTCCCTCACGGCGACACCATTCGCGATATCCCCTACCTTTTCCAGGATTGGCTCCGTCGTGTGGTCAACTCCCTGCAAGGAGCGGGGTCACGGGGTGGTTACAGTGCGGTATGAAGGACCTTTGCTTGGATAAATTGGTTCCCATAGCCATTTGTACTTTTGGTTGAAGATACAATCCATTTGTGTATTTTCCTTTTCTGACTAGGCCATCTTGACCGGGGGTTCACTGCTTTGCTTGCAGGCAGTCCGCCAATGCAAGTTTTCTTGATGAGGTTTTGTGGCGCTAGATGAGGAGCTAATGTGGCCACAACGAATGATGTGATTTCAAGGCTGTTGGAATATCCCCTAGAAGGCCGTTTGCTAGTAGGCTTGAGGGGTTTTGGATGCTGTCAGGGTCAAACTACCCTGCTCTTGTTAGTTTGAACAGACGGTGAttcatctttctctctcttcccggTGAACATTGTAGCACGAAAAGGCCACATGTGTAGTTCGTTGAATCTGCGCGTCCTTACCGTTATACTCTTTGAACGTCTAACGATGTTGAACCCTCGGCTCGAGCATTTTTCGGATGCTGGTGAGGAATTAACAGCCTAGCTTTCCAGGCTCTCCGTGGAGGATTGCGGGCCTCAGTCGCTGTGGTCGATGCTTCTTGTCAATCCTCTGAGACCTATCAAATGCCTTGACTTCTACCTACCCTCGCTCCGATGAGGACAGCTTATGGCTAGTCACTACACACCAAAAGAGATCATCCATGCAGTTTCATCCCGCTGAGATAGTAGACAGGTCACCTctgaaggagaagaatgaaTCGAAAGCTGATATGACCAAGTCGAAAATCTCTTTGATGGTTACAGTCAGAGACGATCCTGTGGCCTGAAAAGGCATACTGACTATATGCTGGTGATCGGTGTGATGTATAGATTCATCAGTATCCTTCCCATGTTAGTTGATTTCTATAGCGCATAGCGTGTTTGACATACCGAAGGCCCCATATCATTCCTTGAAAAGAGCTGCATGGCCTTTGGGAGTGCCTTCCTTTTTAGCCCAAACCATTGACTTTTCTCTTTCGCAAATTCCTGGTCCCCACCCTTGTGCCTCtcaagaagttcaagacTTGGCTTTTCATCGGAGACACAAGCCTAAGGTCAAGACCGAAATAACACCGCTCGACCCCTCATAGATACTTCACTCCTCTCAATCCGGTTGTTGCGACCGATCTCCAGACTCTGAGTACGTCCAATGGATGAAAAAGATTTCGCTTTTGCAGACCCTCCTATCACCATGACTTGTAACCCTACACTAAGCATCAACCTCAAGCTCATGTgccatacggagtacagataTAAcaacaacattgaagatcaGCGACTTGTATTTTTAGGccaactacaacatacacgcGACAAGTCCGACAGCAAATCGCAAACAGTTGGGAAGAACACGTGCAACGATCGTTACCAACCAATCTCCGTGGAGATGGCGCCATCCGGACTGAATCGTTCTCATATCGCACAGAGAcctaaaaaaaacaaagcaaaGGAGACTGGGGTAAGTTGCCCTCGAccctttcttctcctttttcATCTCACCCGTTTCGTGAGCCTTGGGCACTACAGACGACTTGACAGTTTCCTTTCCTAAACCTTCATGGCGAATGACTTGAGGTACAGGTAATCGGCCATATTGGCGTCAACTGTCTGGCGGATGAGAGCAGCCTGCTTCTCACCGTACTTCTTTTGCCATTCGGCGTCATACTCCTCCTCAGACTTGATTGTACGGTTCTATGAAGAGTGTTAGCCCGAAGTCCCAATACCTTTGCCTGCTGTTCTACAAGAACaaagaatgaaaaaaaaagaaaaacgacTCACAGGAGCTCTCTGCACCAGAGCCTTCGACTCAATAGCATCATTATGGAATCCACGCCACTTCTCAAACGCATTCCGAGCAACGGAATGGTCCTCCTCCGTATCCCACGTCAGCATCTCCGGGCGATACGGCAGACCAGTACTGTTACAGAAAGCCTCGATGGTTTTCACCGGTTCGTCGAGCATATCATCCGCATCGATGACACAAACCTCGACACCAGTCGTCGCCTGCGCACCAGGAGAGGCGGTTAACTCCGGACGTGTGGCAACGTGGGGCCCGACCAAACCAGTCTCGCGCAGATAATCGAAGTGCCGACGCAGCTCGTCGTATCCGGCC
The nucleotide sequence above comes from Penicillium digitatum chromosome 1, complete sequence. Encoded proteins:
- a CDS encoding Atg27p is translated as MRIQSNGVSLLLSTFLSSLASASGFDCAHIKLDNYKYDLSPLKGVHELTHSVTTDEFVTNTTYRLNICNILGDGARYGDATCGTSKNVCGFVHRIAKDGNGGSTFGFPIVGLDPVGQGSKNPELKRLKEIDPETEGLRVKLEGGSYKGDGNDQKSKNAGAIIEFQCDHERSGLEGLHTLEVDPETKERRRRAESEEGSAPSGNSSSSLQFKSFGPSDDDTYILRLDWRTKYACDEYEKDKGDTSSSSSWGFFTWLIIIAFLCIAAYIIFGSWLNYNRYGARGWDLLPHGDTIRDIPYLFQDWLRRVVNSLQGAGSRGGYSAV